In the Anastrepha obliqua isolate idAnaObli1 chromosome 1, idAnaObli1_1.0, whole genome shotgun sequence genome, one interval contains:
- the LOC129242101 gene encoding uncharacterized protein LOC129242101 isoform X6, protein MERRGRIPVARFRTQEGKTRSRSRVRDPDYNEQDPETDLFTLLEDNIALKEENKALKVEIENGKKAQNELEEKETKVREELDALKKQHLVNETQIKELTVKFNKLGSERNALDKLHKMKIEKITSLENELQSLQENQKLLASTTPPPSPPAILNVAVAPIASPSLSSKLLKIIPTLSSGEMESIVDVEPTAALPITSDLVERLVDEFQTLKNSMNAVELQLYEANEKIAELLENQHHLEEENETLRTENTNLTKVAKLLTENMKESVETSKKMEAALIKLKQRNDELNAKTRDITDGQTEPSPSPTTIQANEEFEQIKEEVESQNRDHNERIVEMVLTL, encoded by the exons ATGGAACGACGTGGACGCATTCCTGTTGCACGCTTTCGCACTCAAGAAGGTAAAACCCGCAGTCGCAGTCGTGTGCGAGATCCTGACTATAATGAGCAAGACCCCGAAACTGATCTGTTTACTCTGCTGGAGGATAATATTGCACTGAAGGAGGAGAATAAAGCATTGAAAGTCGAAATTGAAAATG GCAAAAAAGCGCAAAATGAATTGGAGGAGAAGGAAACCAAAGTGCGTGAGGAATTAGATGCTTTAAAGAAACAACATCTCGTTAACGAGACACAAATCAAGGAGCTTACcgttaaattcaataaattaggcAGCGAACGAAATGCTCTGGACAAATTACATAAAATGAAAATCGAGAAAATTACAAG CCTGGAGAATGAGTTACAGTCGCTGCAAGAAAACCAAAAGCTTCTTGCTTCCACAACACCACCACCGTCACCACCAGCAATTCTTAATGTTGCTGTGGCGCCCATTGCCTCGCCGAGTTTGAGCAGCAAACTACTAAAGATTATACCAACGCTGAGCAGTGGTGAAATGGAAAGTATTGTCGATGTGGAACCTACAGCAGCGCTGCCCATCACAAGCGATCTGGTCGAGCGTTTGGTTGACGAATTTCAAACATTGAAAAATTCTATGAATGCCGTGGAACTGCAGCTATATGAAGCGAATGAAAAAATAGCCGAGCTATTGGAGAAT CAACACCATTTGGAGGAAGAGAACGAAACGCTACGCACGGAAAATACCAATCTGACCAAAGTCGCCAAATTGTTGACGGAAAATATGAAGGAAAGCGTTGAGACAAGCAAAAA AATGGAAGCTGCGCTGATCAAATTAAAGCAACGCAACGATGAATTGAATGCGAAGACACGCGACATAACCGATGGGCAAACTGAGCCAAGTCCTTCACCAACCACTATCCAGGCCAACGAAGAGttcgaacaaataaaagaggaAGTCGAAAGTCAAAATCGCGATCATAATGA
- the LOC129242101 gene encoding uncharacterized protein LOC129242101 isoform X5 — translation MERRGRIPVARFRTQEGKTRSRSRVRDPDYNEQDPETDLFTLLEDNIALKEENKALKVEIENGKKAQNELEEKETKVREELDALKKQHLVNETQIKELTVKFNKLGSERNALDKLHKMKIEKITSLENELQSLQENQKLLASTTPPPSPPAILNVAVAPIASPSLSSKLLKIIPTLSSGEMESIVDVEPTAALPITSDLVERLVDEFQTLKNSMNAVELQLYEANEKIAELLENQHHLEEENETLRTENTNLTKVAKLLTENMKESVETSKKMEAALIKLKQRNDELNAKTRDITDGQTEPSPSPTTIQANEEFEQIKEEVESQNRDHNERIVEMGLKRVSGFFRPFQNMFRSS, via the exons ATGGAACGACGTGGACGCATTCCTGTTGCACGCTTTCGCACTCAAGAAGGTAAAACCCGCAGTCGCAGTCGTGTGCGAGATCCTGACTATAATGAGCAAGACCCCGAAACTGATCTGTTTACTCTGCTGGAGGATAATATTGCACTGAAGGAGGAGAATAAAGCATTGAAAGTCGAAATTGAAAATG GCAAAAAAGCGCAAAATGAATTGGAGGAGAAGGAAACCAAAGTGCGTGAGGAATTAGATGCTTTAAAGAAACAACATCTCGTTAACGAGACACAAATCAAGGAGCTTACcgttaaattcaataaattaggcAGCGAACGAAATGCTCTGGACAAATTACATAAAATGAAAATCGAGAAAATTACAAG CCTGGAGAATGAGTTACAGTCGCTGCAAGAAAACCAAAAGCTTCTTGCTTCCACAACACCACCACCGTCACCACCAGCAATTCTTAATGTTGCTGTGGCGCCCATTGCCTCGCCGAGTTTGAGCAGCAAACTACTAAAGATTATACCAACGCTGAGCAGTGGTGAAATGGAAAGTATTGTCGATGTGGAACCTACAGCAGCGCTGCCCATCACAAGCGATCTGGTCGAGCGTTTGGTTGACGAATTTCAAACATTGAAAAATTCTATGAATGCCGTGGAACTGCAGCTATATGAAGCGAATGAAAAAATAGCCGAGCTATTGGAGAAT CAACACCATTTGGAGGAAGAGAACGAAACGCTACGCACGGAAAATACCAATCTGACCAAAGTCGCCAAATTGTTGACGGAAAATATGAAGGAAAGCGTTGAGACAAGCAAAAA AATGGAAGCTGCGCTGATCAAATTAAAGCAACGCAACGATGAATTGAATGCGAAGACACGCGACATAACCGATGGGCAAACTGAGCCAAGTCCTTCACCAACCACTATCCAGGCCAACGAAGAGttcgaacaaataaaagaggaAGTCGAAAGTCAAAATCGCGATCATAATGA